Proteins encoded together in one Marinithermus hydrothermalis DSM 14884 window:
- the fusA gene encoding elongation factor G: MAVKTEFNLKKTRNIGIAAHIDAGKTTTTERILYYTGRIHKIGEVHEGAATMDWMEQERERGITITSAVTTCFWKDHRINIIDTPGHVDFTIEVERSMRVLDGAVAVFDASQGVEPQSETVWRQAEKYRVPRIAFANKMDKTGADIMLVINSMIERLGARPVLMQLPIGREDTFSGIIDLVRMRAYTYGNDLGTDIREVEIPAEYQDQAAEWREKLVEAAADFDEELMMKYLEGEEITEEELKAAIRKGTLSLEITPVFLGSALKNKGVQLLLDAVVDYLPSPLDVPPIKGTTPDGEEITRSPDFDGPLAALAFKIMADPYVGRLTFIRVYSGRITAGSYVYNSTKGKKERVGRLLRMHANHREEVEELKAGDLGAVVGLKDTITGDTLVGENDEPIVLESIDIPEPVIDVAIEPKTKADQEKLTMALARLAEEDPTFRVSTDPESGQTIISGMGELHLEIIVDRLKREFKVDANVGKPQVAYRETITTPVDVEGKFIRQTGGRGQYGHVKIKAEPLPRGGGFEFVNAIVGGVVPKEYIPAVQKGIEEAMQSGPLIGFPVVDIKVTLYDGSYHEVDSSEMAFKIAGSMAIKEAVQKGNPVILEPVMRVEVTTPEEYVGDVIGDLNSRRGHILGMEPRGNATVVRANVPLAEMFGYATDLRSKTQGRASFVMFFDHYAEVPKQIQEKLIKE; encoded by the coding sequence ATGGCGGTTAAGACGGAGTTTAACCTTAAAAAGACCCGTAACATCGGGATCGCCGCGCACATCGACGCCGGTAAGACCACGACGACCGAGCGTATCCTTTACTACACCGGCCGCATCCACAAGATCGGCGAGGTGCACGAAGGCGCGGCCACGATGGACTGGATGGAGCAGGAGCGGGAGCGCGGGATCACCATCACCTCCGCGGTCACCACCTGCTTCTGGAAGGACCACCGCATCAACATCATCGACACCCCCGGCCACGTGGACTTCACCATCGAGGTGGAGCGCTCCATGCGCGTGCTGGACGGGGCGGTCGCGGTCTTCGACGCCTCGCAGGGCGTGGAGCCGCAGTCCGAGACCGTCTGGCGTCAGGCCGAGAAGTACCGGGTGCCGCGCATTGCTTTCGCCAACAAGATGGACAAGACCGGCGCGGACATCATGCTGGTGATCAACAGCATGATCGAGCGCCTTGGCGCGCGGCCGGTGCTGATGCAGCTCCCGATCGGTCGGGAGGACACCTTCAGCGGGATCATCGACCTCGTGCGGATGCGGGCCTACACCTACGGGAACGACCTCGGCACCGACATCCGGGAGGTGGAGATCCCCGCCGAGTACCAGGACCAGGCCGCCGAATGGCGCGAGAAGCTGGTTGAAGCCGCGGCCGACTTCGATGAAGAACTCATGATGAAGTACCTCGAAGGTGAGGAGATCACCGAAGAGGAGCTCAAGGCCGCGATCCGCAAAGGCACCCTTTCCCTGGAGATCACCCCCGTCTTCCTCGGTTCCGCGTTGAAAAACAAGGGCGTTCAGCTCCTCCTCGACGCGGTGGTGGACTACCTGCCCTCGCCGCTGGACGTGCCCCCGATCAAGGGCACAACCCCGGACGGGGAGGAGATCACCCGTTCCCCCGACTTCGACGGCCCGCTGGCCGCCCTCGCCTTCAAGATCATGGCGGACCCCTACGTCGGCCGGCTGACCTTCATCCGCGTCTACTCCGGCCGGATCACCGCGGGCTCGTACGTCTATAACAGCACCAAGGGCAAGAAAGAGCGCGTTGGCCGCCTCCTGCGGATGCACGCCAACCACCGCGAGGAGGTGGAGGAACTCAAGGCCGGGGACCTCGGGGCCGTCGTGGGCCTCAAGGACACGATCACCGGCGACACCCTCGTCGGGGAAAACGACGAGCCGATCGTCCTCGAGTCCATCGACATCCCCGAACCGGTGATCGACGTCGCGATCGAGCCCAAGACCAAGGCGGACCAGGAGAAGCTCACCATGGCGCTCGCGCGCCTCGCGGAGGAGGACCCGACCTTCCGCGTCTCGACCGACCCCGAGTCCGGCCAGACGATCATCTCGGGGATGGGTGAGCTGCACCTCGAGATCATCGTGGACCGCCTCAAGCGCGAGTTCAAGGTCGACGCGAACGTCGGCAAGCCGCAGGTGGCCTACCGCGAGACGATCACCACCCCGGTCGACGTCGAGGGCAAGTTCATCCGCCAGACCGGTGGGCGCGGCCAGTACGGCCACGTCAAGATCAAAGCGGAGCCGTTGCCGCGCGGTGGCGGGTTCGAGTTCGTGAACGCCATCGTGGGCGGCGTGGTGCCCAAGGAGTACATCCCCGCGGTGCAGAAGGGCATCGAGGAGGCCATGCAGTCCGGGCCCCTCATCGGCTTCCCCGTGGTGGACATCAAGGTCACCCTGTACGACGGGTCCTACCACGAGGTGGACTCCTCGGAGATGGCCTTCAAGATCGCGGGTTCGATGGCGATCAAGGAGGCTGTGCAAAAGGGCAACCCGGTGATCCTCGAGCCCGTCATGCGGGTCGAGGTGACCACGCCCGAGGAGTACGTGGGGGATGTGATCGGCGACCTGAACTCGCGCCGGGGGCACATCCTGGGGATGGAGCCGCGCGGCAACGCGACCGTGGTGCGCGCGAACGTTCCGCTCGCGGAGATGTTCGGGTACGCCACGGACCTGCGCTCCAAGACCCAGGGGCGGGCTTCCTTCGTGATGTTCTTCGATCACTACGCCGAGGTTCCGAAGCAGATCCAGGAGAAGCTGATCAAGGAATGA
- the rpsG gene encoding 30S ribosomal protein S7 — translation MARRRRAEIRQLQPDLVYGDVVVTAFINKIMRDGKKNLAARIFYDACRLIQEKTGQEPLKVFKQAVENVKPRLEVRSRRVGGANYQVPVEVSPRRQQSLALRWLVQAANARPERTAVERVANELLEAAEGKGGAVKKREDVERMAEANRAYAHYRW, via the coding sequence ATGGCACGGAGAAGAAGAGCAGAGATCCGTCAACTCCAGCCTGACCTGGTCTACGGCGACGTCGTCGTCACGGCCTTCATCAACAAGATCATGCGGGACGGCAAGAAGAACCTGGCCGCGCGCATCTTCTATGATGCCTGCAGACTCATCCAGGAAAAGACCGGCCAGGAGCCCCTCAAGGTCTTCAAGCAGGCCGTGGAGAACGTCAAGCCGCGGCTGGAGGTGCGCAGCCGGCGCGTCGGCGGTGCGAACTACCAGGTGCCGGTCGAGGTCTCGCCGCGCCGGCAGCAGTCCCTCGCCCTGCGCTGGCTGGTCCAGGCGGCCAACGCCCGCCCCGAACGGACCGCGGTCGAGCGCGTGGCGAACGAGCTGCTCGAGGCGGCCGAAGGCAAGGGCGGCGCGGTGAAGAAGCGTGAGGACGTCGAGCGCATGGCCGAAGCGAACCGGGCCTACGCGCACTACCGGTGGTAA
- the rpsL gene encoding 30S ribosomal protein S12, producing the protein MIALPTINQLLRKGRKATKKKSKVPALKGSPFRRGVCTVVRTVTPKKPNSALRKVAKVRLTSGYEVTAYIPGEGHNLQEHSVVLIRGGRVKDLPGVRYHIVRGVYDTQGVKDRKKSRSKYGTKRPKK; encoded by the coding sequence GTGATTGCACTGCCGACGATCAATCAGCTTCTCCGCAAAGGCCGCAAGGCCACCAAGAAAAAGAGCAAGGTTCCCGCGTTGAAGGGAAGCCCATTCCGCCGTGGCGTGTGCACCGTGGTGCGTACGGTCACGCCGAAGAAGCCGAACTCGGCGCTGCGCAAGGTGGCGAAGGTGCGCCTTACCAGCGGGTACGAGGTGACGGCGTACATTCCTGGCGAAGGGCACAACCTGCAGGAACACTCGGTGGTCTTGATCCGCGGGGGCCGTGTGAAGGACCTGCCCGGCGTGCGGTACCACATCGTGCGTGGGGTCTACGACACCCAGGGGGTCAAGGACCGGAAGAAGAGCCGCTCCAAGTACGGGACCAAGCGGCCGAAGAAGTAA
- a CDS encoding metalloenzyme: MLALLFVDGLGVSAHPESPLRHVASLPPEPRREDGVCYQLLDARLGLEGLPQSATGQTSLLTGRNAARLLGYHHGPFPGPTLRALLAEESLQVRAVRRGLRVHHANGYRSRYLELLEKRVRHVPLSAFGYAARAAGLPLLPLEHPEAVHPMLPDPEAAALRFAALSERYDLVILEHWALDLAGHRDPAAIRGHLERLDRFLEAFRRARPKSSLVLISDHGNAEEPWHTAHTTNPVPFLVLGPLAAATPELGDIVAWGRWVQRVVLEERT, encoded by the coding sequence GTGCTCGCCCTACTCTTTGTGGACGGCCTGGGCGTCTCCGCCCACCCCGAAAGCCCCCTACGCCACGTGGCCTCCCTTCCCCCCGAGCCCCGCCGGGAGGATGGCGTGTGTTACCAGCTACTCGACGCGCGACTGGGGCTGGAGGGCCTCCCCCAGTCGGCCACCGGCCAAACCAGCCTCCTCACCGGAAGGAACGCGGCGCGGCTTCTCGGGTACCACCACGGACCGTTCCCCGGCCCCACCCTACGGGCCCTTCTCGCCGAGGAAAGCCTGCAGGTGCGGGCCGTGCGGCGGGGGCTGCGCGTGCACCACGCGAACGGGTACCGGTCGCGCTACCTCGAGCTCCTCGAAAAGCGCGTCCGCCACGTGCCCCTCTCGGCTTTCGGGTACGCGGCGCGGGCCGCGGGGCTGCCCCTCCTGCCCCTGGAGCACCCGGAGGCCGTCCACCCGATGCTTCCAGACCCGGAGGCTGCCGCCCTGCGGTTCGCCGCGCTGAGCGAACGCTACGACCTGGTGATCCTCGAGCACTGGGCGCTGGACCTAGCGGGGCACCGGGACCCCGCTGCTATTCGGGGACACCTCGAGCGGTTGGATCGGTTCCTCGAGGCGTTTCGGCGGGCGCGGCCCAAGAGCAGTCTGGTGCTGATCTCCGATCACGGCAACGCGGAGGAGCCTTGGCATACCGCGCACACCACGAACCCGGTGCCTTTTCTGGTGCTCGGCCCGTTGGCGGCGGCGACGCCGGAATTGGGGGATATCGTGGCTTGGGGGCGCTGGGTGCAGCGGGTGGTGCTCGAGGAAAGGACGTAA
- a CDS encoding iron ABC transporter substrate-binding protein, with product MKRVLVHSLSALLALSALGTAAAQELVIYSGRSKSLVEPIIQQFERETGINVRVKYGKTAELAVLLLEEGIRSPADLFWAQDAGALGAVAKADLFVKLPESVVARVPEQFRNENGLWVAITGRARTLAYSPERVKPEELPKSIFDLTDPKWAGRVGWAPTNASFQAFVTAMRVLYGEETTKQWLLDMKANGTKAYPKNTPIIEAIAAGEIDLGLPNHYYLLRFKKADSKFPVAQTFFQPGDAGNLVNVAGVGILKSAKHPKEALAFVKYLLSEKGQQYFVSDVFEYPVTDEVIPNPNLPVAFEELLELTPQIDLDDLDDLKGTLELLREVGLL from the coding sequence ATGAAAAGGGTTCTGGTACACTCCCTAAGCGCTCTGCTCGCCCTCTCCGCTCTCGGCACTGCGGCCGCCCAAGAGCTCGTGATCTACTCGGGGCGTAGTAAAAGCCTGGTCGAGCCGATCATTCAGCAGTTCGAGCGGGAAACCGGCATCAACGTCAGAGTCAAGTACGGCAAAACCGCCGAACTCGCCGTCCTTCTCCTCGAGGAAGGCATCCGCAGCCCCGCGGACCTGTTCTGGGCGCAGGACGCGGGCGCCCTCGGCGCGGTGGCCAAGGCCGACCTGTTCGTGAAGCTCCCCGAGTCCGTGGTGGCGCGTGTCCCCGAACAGTTCCGGAACGAGAACGGCCTCTGGGTCGCCATCACCGGCCGGGCCCGCACCCTCGCCTACTCCCCCGAGCGCGTCAAGCCCGAAGAGCTCCCCAAGAGCATCTTCGACCTGACCGACCCCAAGTGGGCCGGACGCGTGGGGTGGGCACCCACCAACGCCTCCTTCCAGGCCTTCGTCACCGCGATGCGCGTCCTCTACGGGGAGGAGACCACCAAGCAGTGGCTCCTCGATATGAAGGCGAACGGCACCAAAGCCTACCCCAAGAACACCCCGATCATCGAAGCCATCGCCGCGGGCGAGATCGACCTCGGCCTGCCCAACCACTACTACCTGCTGCGCTTCAAGAAGGCCGACTCCAAGTTCCCCGTCGCGCAAACCTTCTTCCAGCCGGGTGACGCGGGCAACCTGGTGAACGTCGCCGGCGTGGGCATCCTCAAGTCCGCCAAGCACCCCAAAGAAGCCCTCGCCTTCGTGAAGTACCTCCTCTCCGAAAAAGGCCAGCAGTACTTCGTCAGCGACGTCTTCGAGTACCCGGTCACGGACGAGGTCATCCCCAACCCCAACCTGCCGGTGGCCTTCGAAGAACTCCTCGAGCTCACGCCCCAGATCGACCTGGACGACCTCGACGACCTCAAGGGCACGCTCGAGCTGTTGCGGGAGGTGGGGCTCCTCTAA
- a CDS encoding ABC transporter permease, with product MAAGVGVLLLLGYLLLRALGVEAEELAKLVLRPRNLRLLQNTLLLAAGVLALDVLLALPLAWLTTRSDLRFKRAFTLLGVLPLAIPGYVMAYALLALGGPYGAAAQLFGVTLPRLNGYAGALIALTIYTFPYMFLNLRAALLGLDPTLEEAARSLGYRPHQVFLRVVLPQLRPAFYAGGLLVGLHVLGDFGVVSLMRFETFSYAIYLQYSAAYDREYAAWLALMLLTLTGGLLYLEARLLHRVRLDRIGTGVKKRAAPTPLGAWRPLAYGFALGLPLLAVGAPVLAIGYWMTRTSNPGVLTDLGEALTNSILASAPAAFLAPMLVLPIAYLSVRYPSRLSRFLERVAYIGYATPPLAFALALIFFSLNLVPFLYQTLALLVYAYTLHFLAEAIGPVRSALYQASPRVEEAAYSLGYTPFWAFWKVTFPVLRGGLLASTAFVFLSAMKELPLTFLLAPIGFETLATNVWGYTTEAMFAEAAPYALVILLASAGFVGLLLAQERRSA from the coding sequence GTGGCGGCCGGGGTGGGGGTGTTGTTGCTGCTCGGGTACTTGCTGCTCCGGGCCTTAGGCGTGGAGGCCGAGGAGCTCGCCAAGCTCGTCCTGCGCCCCCGCAACCTCCGCCTCCTTCAAAACACCCTCCTCCTCGCCGCGGGCGTCCTCGCCTTGGACGTCCTCCTCGCCCTCCCGCTCGCCTGGCTCACCACCCGCAGCGACCTGCGCTTCAAGCGGGCGTTCACCCTCCTCGGCGTGCTGCCCCTAGCCATCCCGGGGTACGTCATGGCCTACGCCCTCCTCGCCCTGGGCGGGCCCTACGGCGCGGCGGCGCAGCTTTTCGGCGTGACCCTCCCGCGCCTGAACGGGTACGCCGGCGCCCTCATCGCCCTCACCATCTACACCTTCCCCTACATGTTCCTGAACCTGAGGGCCGCCCTTCTCGGCTTAGACCCCACCCTCGAGGAGGCCGCCCGATCCCTCGGGTACCGGCCCCACCAGGTCTTCCTCCGCGTCGTCCTGCCCCAGCTCCGCCCCGCGTTCTACGCCGGGGGCCTTCTGGTGGGGTTGCACGTCCTCGGAGATTTCGGCGTGGTCAGCCTGATGCGCTTCGAGACCTTCAGTTACGCCATCTACCTGCAGTACTCCGCCGCCTACGACCGGGAGTACGCCGCGTGGCTTGCCCTCATGCTCCTGACCCTGACCGGCGGACTGCTCTACCTCGAGGCGCGCCTCCTGCATAGGGTGCGCCTCGACCGCATCGGTACCGGCGTGAAGAAACGCGCCGCCCCCACCCCGCTGGGTGCGTGGCGCCCCCTGGCCTACGGTTTTGCCCTGGGGTTGCCGCTCCTGGCCGTCGGGGCTCCGGTCCTCGCGATTGGGTACTGGATGACCCGAACCTCCAACCCCGGCGTGCTGACCGACCTGGGCGAGGCCCTCACCAACTCCATTTTGGCCTCCGCGCCGGCCGCTTTCCTTGCCCCCATGCTGGTCCTGCCCATCGCGTACCTGAGCGTGCGCTACCCTTCGCGCCTCTCACGCTTCCTGGAGCGCGTGGCCTACATCGGGTACGCCACACCTCCCCTCGCCTTCGCCCTCGCGCTCATCTTCTTCTCGCTGAACCTCGTCCCGTTCCTATACCAGACGCTCGCCCTGCTCGTCTACGCCTACACCCTGCACTTCCTGGCGGAGGCCATCGGCCCGGTGCGCAGCGCCCTCTACCAAGCCTCCCCTCGCGTCGAGGAGGCCGCGTACAGCCTAGGGTACACCCCCTTCTGGGCGTTCTGGAAGGTCACCTTCCCCGTGCTGCGCGGCGGGCTTTTGGCCAGCACCGCGTTCGTCTTCCTCTCCGCGATGAAGGAGCTCCCGCTCACCTTCCTGCTCGCGCCGATCGGGTTCGAGACGCTCGCGACGAACGTCTGGGGCTACACCACGGAGGCCATGTTCGCTGAGGCCGCGCCGTACGCGCTCGTGATCCTCCTGGCCTCCGCCGGTTTCGTGGGGCTCCTGCTCGCGCAGGAACGGAGGTCCGCATAA
- a CDS encoding ABC transporter ATP-binding protein, whose translation MLQVTNLTKRFGPGLPPVVEGLEFTVAPGEILALLGPSGCGKTTTLRLIAGFERADSGEVRLQGHLLTGPHTHVPPERRGIGFVFQDYALFPHLSVLGNVMFGLAHLPPRERKARALEVLDLVGVTLFKDRMPHELSGGQQQRVALARTLAPAPRLILLDEPFSNLDVALRSTTREEVRAILKASGTSAVLVTHDQEEALSFADRLAVMRSGRIEQIGTPEEVYHRPRTPFVAQFLGRTNLIPAQAEGRYAVSPLGRLELDRACRGQVLLSLRPEHLELVPANGEVSGEVIAREFKGHDLTYRVRLGDAVYLVQTDYTKRFELGARVRLVPREAAVVVGSGGPLDPEPCPF comes from the coding sequence TTGCTGCAAGTCACGAACCTCACCAAACGCTTCGGGCCGGGGCTGCCCCCCGTGGTGGAGGGGCTCGAGTTCACCGTCGCGCCCGGCGAGATCCTTGCCCTCCTGGGTCCCTCCGGGTGCGGGAAGACCACGACCCTGCGCCTCATCGCGGGGTTCGAGCGCGCCGACTCCGGCGAGGTGCGCCTCCAAGGCCACCTCCTCACCGGCCCCCACACCCACGTGCCCCCCGAGCGCCGCGGCATCGGGTTCGTCTTCCAGGACTACGCCCTCTTCCCGCACCTTTCGGTGCTCGGCAACGTGATGTTCGGCCTCGCGCACCTCCCCCCGCGCGAACGCAAAGCCCGCGCGTTGGAGGTGCTTGACCTCGTGGGGGTCACGCTCTTTAAGGACCGCATGCCCCACGAGCTCTCCGGCGGACAGCAGCAGCGGGTGGCGCTCGCGCGTACCCTGGCCCCCGCGCCGCGGCTCATCCTCCTGGACGAGCCCTTCTCCAACCTGGACGTGGCCCTCCGCAGCACGACCCGCGAGGAGGTCCGGGCCATCCTGAAGGCCTCCGGCACCAGCGCGGTGCTCGTCACGCACGATCAGGAGGAGGCCCTTTCTTTCGCGGATCGCCTCGCGGTGATGCGCTCGGGCCGCATCGAGCAGATCGGCACCCCCGAGGAGGTCTACCACCGGCCGCGCACCCCGTTCGTCGCGCAGTTCCTCGGGCGCACCAACCTGATCCCCGCCCAGGCCGAGGGGCGCTACGCCGTAAGCCCCCTGGGTCGGCTCGAGCTCGACCGCGCCTGCCGCGGCCAGGTGCTCCTCTCCCTGCGCCCCGAGCACCTCGAGCTCGTGCCCGCCAACGGGGAGGTGAGCGGCGAGGTGATCGCGCGGGAGTTCAAGGGGCACGACCTCACCTACCGGGTGCGCCTTGGGGATGCGGTCTACCTCGTGCAGACCGATTACACGAAACGCTTCGAGCTCGGCGCGCGGGTGCGCCTCGTGCCGCGCGAGGCGGCGGTGGTGGTGGGTTCGGGCGGGCCCCTGGACCCCGAGCCCTGCCCCTTTTAA
- a CDS encoding ferritin-like domain-containing protein, producing MAVKTGQQKSALIEGLRTDLVHECQAVTMYLTYAAGVKGIHRNHLAEFFEEEIADELKHAKYLARKIVALGGDPRVSVPDVPQANSAREMVENVLQAEEETIQRYVERIKQAEALGDYGLSNDLQDFVSDETRHKEEAELLLAGNWTA from the coding sequence ATGGCGGTCAAGACCGGACAGCAGAAGTCGGCGCTCATTGAAGGCTTGCGGACGGACCTGGTGCACGAGTGCCAGGCCGTCACCATGTACCTCACGTACGCGGCGGGGGTGAAGGGCATCCACCGCAACCACCTGGCGGAGTTCTTCGAGGAGGAGATCGCGGACGAGCTGAAGCACGCCAAGTACCTGGCGCGCAAGATCGTCGCGCTGGGGGGCGACCCGCGGGTGAGCGTGCCCGACGTGCCCCAGGCCAACAGCGCACGGGAGATGGTCGAGAACGTGCTGCAGGCCGAGGAGGAGACGATCCAGCGCTACGTCGAACGCATCAAGCAAGCCGAGGCCCTCGGGGATTACGGGCTCTCGAACGACCTCCAGGACTTCGTCAGCGACGAGACCCGACACAAGGAGGAGGCCGAACTCCTTCTGGCCGGAAACTGGACGGCTTAA
- the truA gene encoding tRNA pseudouridine(38-40) synthase TruA, whose protein sequence is MRRIKLTLEYDGTRFAGFQRQAKGERTVQAELESALAQIPGAVPKVVAAGRTDAGVHALGMVVHYDTEDRIPPEKIPYALNRLLPPDVRALAAEAAPPGFHARYSCHWRRYRYRILNRQMPSALARERTWWVPKPLDANAMQQGLAHFLGEHDFKAFATQERRGTVRTLYRARLERCGEEIVIDLVGNGFLRGQVRAMVGTLVEVGLGKRDPDVIAWLLAHGERKDAGPSAPPQGLYFVAAGYAPWNGS, encoded by the coding sequence ATGCGGCGCATCAAGCTCACGCTGGAGTATGACGGCACCCGCTTCGCCGGTTTCCAACGCCAAGCCAAAGGCGAGCGCACCGTTCAAGCCGAACTGGAAAGCGCCCTCGCACAGATCCCCGGGGCCGTTCCCAAGGTGGTCGCAGCCGGCCGTACCGACGCGGGGGTACACGCCCTGGGCATGGTGGTGCACTACGACACCGAGGACCGCATCCCCCCCGAGAAGATCCCTTACGCCCTGAACCGCCTTCTCCCCCCCGACGTGCGCGCCCTGGCCGCGGAAGCCGCCCCTCCCGGCTTCCACGCCCGCTACAGCTGCCACTGGCGGCGCTACCGCTACCGCATCCTGAACCGGCAGATGCCCAGCGCCCTGGCGCGCGAGCGCACCTGGTGGGTGCCCAAGCCGCTCGACGCGAACGCCATGCAGCAAGGCCTCGCGCACTTTCTCGGCGAGCACGACTTCAAGGCCTTCGCCACCCAGGAGCGGCGGGGGACCGTGCGCACCCTCTACCGCGCGCGGCTCGAGCGGTGCGGTGAGGAGATCGTGATCGACCTGGTCGGGAACGGGTTCCTCCGGGGCCAGGTGCGGGCCATGGTGGGCACGCTCGTAGAAGTAGGGCTGGGCAAGCGCGACCCGGACGTGATAGCGTGGCTTCTAGCCCACGGGGAACGCAAGGACGCGGGCCCCAGCGCCCCACCCCAAGGGTTGTACTTCGTCGCCGCGGGGTACGCGCCGTGGAACGGATCGTGA
- a CDS encoding lipid-A-disaccharide synthase-related protein: MERIVIVSNGHGEDAIGTAIGRALTALGWEVVALPLVGQGRAYAQAGFPVLGPRREMPSGGFVHLNLRVFLKDLKAGWFAMSRAQYRALHEAARTASATLIVGDLIVGDVYALWVGTRFGKPPFYHVQPLVSVYYQEGLKPWQELHRVSVNGFIWPERKLMRRARRVYPRDAATETHLHRLGIHHARYLGNPMMDAVEGRAPVDAPEPYLLLLPGSRKDAYFSLPLMLEAALHLPLTPVIAWAGLPLSGLALPDWRVRPTPNPCGVTHVLTHTSGRKAYLTQGAFRTLLELQSRLAFATAGTAAEQAAGYGIPLIAFPTPGPQYTPGFARAQQRLLGEALTLVPPDPKALAEAARALLEHPDRYRRAQAAGRERMGPPGGAQRIAEDLSTTVG; encoded by the coding sequence GTGGAACGGATCGTGATCGTTTCGAACGGGCACGGGGAAGACGCGATCGGCACCGCGATCGGACGGGCGCTGACCGCCCTCGGGTGGGAGGTCGTGGCGCTGCCCCTGGTGGGGCAGGGCCGGGCCTACGCGCAGGCCGGGTTTCCCGTACTGGGCCCCCGGCGCGAGATGCCCTCCGGCGGGTTCGTGCACCTCAACCTCCGGGTGTTCCTCAAGGACCTCAAGGCCGGCTGGTTCGCGATGAGCCGGGCGCAGTACCGCGCGCTCCACGAGGCCGCCCGCACGGCCAGCGCCACCCTGATCGTGGGGGACCTGATCGTGGGGGACGTGTACGCCCTGTGGGTCGGCACCCGCTTCGGCAAACCGCCCTTTTACCACGTCCAGCCGCTGGTCTCGGTCTACTACCAGGAGGGGCTAAAGCCCTGGCAGGAGCTGCACCGCGTCAGCGTGAACGGCTTCATCTGGCCCGAACGCAAATTGATGCGCCGCGCGCGGCGCGTCTACCCCCGGGACGCCGCCACCGAAACCCACCTGCACCGCCTCGGCATCCATCACGCGCGCTACCTGGGAAACCCCATGATGGACGCGGTGGAAGGCCGCGCCCCGGTGGACGCGCCCGAGCCGTACCTCCTCCTCCTACCCGGCTCGCGGAAGGACGCGTACTTCTCGCTGCCCTTGATGCTCGAGGCCGCCCTCCACCTCCCCCTAACCCCCGTGATCGCCTGGGCCGGTCTCCCGCTCTCCGGCCTCGCCCTCCCCGATTGGCGCGTCCGCCCCACCCCCAACCCCTGCGGGGTGACGCACGTCCTCACGCACACGAGCGGGAGAAAAGCCTACCTCACCCAAGGCGCGTTCCGCACGCTGCTCGAGCTGCAAAGCCGCCTGGCCTTCGCCACCGCGGGCACCGCAGCAGAGCAGGCCGCGGGGTACGGGATTCCCCTCATCGCCTTCCCCACCCCAGGCCCGCAGTACACCCCAGGTTTCGCGCGGGCCCAGCAGCGGCTGCTCGGGGAGGCGCTCACCCTCGTCCCGCCCGACCCCAAGGCCCTCGCTGAGGCGGCCCGGGCCCTTCTCGAGCACCCCGACCGCTACCGCCGAGCCCAGGCCGCCGGGCGCGAGCGCATGGGCCCCCCCGGCGGCGCGCAGCGCATCGCGGAGGACCTCAGCACCACGGTGGGCTAG
- the thiE gene encoding thiamine phosphate synthase translates to MLGRLYLVATPRPHWDAAEFTARVEAALAGGVEVLQLRVKDAEAQAYLGLARRIRPLARRYGVPFFLNDRPDLAALAEADGVHLGQGDLTPHEARRFFSGRIGRSTHRPEEARNALEEGVDYLSIGPVWPTPTKPGRPAAGLEYVRWAARHLPADAVWYAIGGITLENLPEVLEAGARRVAVVRAILDAPDPERAAARFREVLDGARER, encoded by the coding sequence TTGTTGGGACGGCTGTACCTGGTAGCCACCCCCAGGCCGCACTGGGACGCCGCAGAGTTCACCGCGCGCGTCGAAGCCGCCCTGGCCGGCGGGGTGGAGGTCCTCCAGCTCCGGGTCAAGGACGCCGAAGCCCAAGCCTACCTCGGCCTCGCCCGGCGCATCCGCCCCCTCGCCCGGCGGTACGGGGTCCCCTTCTTCCTCAACGACCGGCCGGACCTCGCCGCCCTCGCCGAAGCCGACGGGGTGCATCTCGGTCAAGGGGACCTCACGCCCCACGAGGCCCGGCGCTTCTTCAGCGGGCGGATCGGGCGCAGCACCCACCGCCCTGAAGAGGCCCGAAACGCCCTCGAGGAAGGCGTGGACTACCTCTCCATCGGCCCCGTCTGGCCAACCCCCACCAAACCCGGCCGTCCGGCCGCGGGCCTCGAGTACGTCCGCTGGGCGGCCCGTCACCTGCCGGCCGATGCGGTCTGGTACGCGATCGGCGGGATCACCCTCGAGAACCTCCCTGAGGTCCTCGAGGCCGGCGCGCGGCGGGTCGCGGTGGTGCGCGCGATCCTGGACGCCCCGGACCCCGAGCGGGCCGCGGCGCGGTTTCGGGAGGTGCTGGATGGTGCGCGTGAACGGTAA
- the thiS gene encoding sulfur carrier protein ThiS, whose amino-acid sequence MVRVNGKPVPAAGQTLTELLEAFGLDPEQVAVLVNGEVYPRGELPDTPLADGDEVEIVTLMQGG is encoded by the coding sequence ATGGTGCGCGTGAACGGTAAGCCCGTGCCCGCCGCGGGCCAGACCCTAACGGAACTCCTCGAGGCGTTCGGCCTCGACCCTGAACAGGTCGCGGTCCTCGTGAACGGCGAGGTCTACCCGCGCGGGGAACTCCCCGACACCCCCCTCGCGGACGGGGACGAGGTCGAGATCGTCACGCTCATGCAAGGAGGATGA